A DNA window from Acidobacteriota bacterium contains the following coding sequences:
- a CDS encoding M48 family metalloprotease — MATLITRAAILLLIGALLAPVGAAAQVKLSKQEREAAEARTAYDRGLVFFEQGAHKEAEKEFRNAEKKTDDKNLDYVFAAAFNYLKLHRPDDARKRYERIYKKDPTNTRALVGMAASYEEAQNYREAVKIWMRYARMTLPPAEGQEAAALLRSAQELFAAHYEIAENPAGGAPNLATPQQELEWGLGAAKEIAASGLPLVADKTVSDYVANLSQALVKRAKYFPTNYELFVLDSATVNAVTTPGFIFVFRGILEAAEDEAALAGVLAHEIGHSVAHHAAKMQTRAAQDQQQLQKYRESNSGWSRFMAGLLEGGNPLGQLRFSREQEEQADRLGVHIAFDAGWNPAGITQLFQKFESMSPSSRSSWDLMMQTHPFSIDRIHAVTEYAALLPPRATRTNSPEFTRMKARLKALPPPPDATGLMRPMAPPVKPPAAASRVRSWSLTNAPFEGTMPEDWTARPTESGTTVFEGAEGTDAYQVTVELQVAPTSGLKGLALADMAGRVAANLKERPRARVEAPVPDRTPGGQPVLRIAAAYGVEDEQGRIVPVRHVSAVVEFPGWFAVVSYFGPESHYNRFLTEAEAIANSLSFTGR; from the coding sequence ATGGCTACCCTGATCACCCGCGCCGCCATCTTGCTGCTGATCGGAGCCCTGCTGGCGCCGGTTGGCGCCGCCGCGCAAGTCAAGCTGTCGAAACAGGAGCGGGAGGCGGCCGAGGCCCGGACCGCCTACGACCGGGGCCTGGTCTTCTTCGAGCAAGGCGCCCATAAGGAGGCGGAAAAGGAGTTCCGCAACGCCGAGAAGAAGACCGACGACAAGAATCTCGACTACGTATTCGCCGCGGCCTTCAATTATCTGAAACTGCATCGCCCCGACGATGCGCGCAAGCGCTACGAGCGTATCTACAAGAAAGACCCGACCAATACCCGTGCGCTGGTGGGAATGGCCGCCTCGTACGAAGAGGCCCAGAACTACCGGGAAGCGGTGAAGATCTGGATGCGATACGCGCGGATGACTCTGCCGCCGGCAGAGGGCCAGGAGGCGGCGGCGTTGCTGCGGTCAGCCCAGGAGTTGTTTGCGGCGCACTACGAGATTGCCGAGAACCCGGCGGGCGGCGCGCCAAACCTGGCCACGCCGCAGCAGGAACTGGAATGGGGGCTTGGCGCCGCGAAGGAGATTGCCGCGAGCGGGCTGCCCCTGGTTGCCGACAAGACGGTCAGCGACTACGTGGCGAACCTGTCCCAGGCGCTGGTGAAACGGGCCAAATATTTCCCCACCAACTACGAGCTCTTCGTCCTCGACAGTGCCACGGTGAACGCCGTGACGACGCCCGGCTTCATCTTCGTGTTCCGGGGCATTCTCGAGGCAGCCGAGGACGAGGCGGCGCTGGCCGGCGTGCTCGCCCATGAGATTGGCCATTCGGTCGCCCATCACGCGGCCAAGATGCAGACGCGCGCGGCGCAGGATCAGCAACAGCTTCAGAAATATCGCGAGTCAAACAGCGGGTGGTCGCGATTCATGGCGGGGCTGCTCGAGGGCGGCAACCCGCTCGGTCAGCTCCGCTTCAGCCGGGAACAGGAGGAGCAGGCCGACCGGCTGGGCGTTCACATTGCCTTTGACGCCGGCTGGAATCCCGCCGGAATCACCCAACTCTTCCAGAAATTCGAGTCCATGTCGCCCTCGTCACGCAGCTCGTGGGACTTGATGATGCAGACGCATCCGTTCTCGATCGACCGCATCCACGCCGTCACCGAGTATGCGGCGCTGTTGCCGCCCCGCGCGACCCGCACCAATTCGCCGGAGTTCACGCGCATGAAGGCCCGCCTCAAGGCGCTCCCGCCGCCGCCGGACGCCACGGGCCTGATGCGGCCGATGGCGCCGCCGGTCAAGCCGCCGGCCGCCGCGAGCCGGGTTCGCTCCTGGTCGCTGACGAATGCGCCATTCGAGGGCACCATGCCCGAAGACTGGACCGCCCGGCCCACCGAGTCGGGCACCACGGTGTTCGAGGGTGCCGAGGGCACCGACGCGTACCAAGTCACCGTGGAACTGCAGGTGGCACCGACGTCCGGGCTCAAGGGACTGGCGCTCGCCGACATGGCGGGACGGGTCGCAGCCAACCTCAAGGAGCGGCCACGGGCCCGGGTTGAAGCCCCTGTGCCAGACCGCACGCCAGGGGGCCAGCCGGTGCTGCGGATTGCCGCCGCGTATGGCGTTGAAGACGAACAGGGGCGGATCGTCCCGGTGCGCCACGTCTCGGCGGTCGTGGAATTTCCCGGCTGGTTCGCGGTGGTGAGCTATTTCGGACCGGAGTCGCACTACAACCGATTCCTGACCGAGGCCGAAGCGATTGCCAACTCGCTGAGCTTCACTGGCCGGTAG
- a CDS encoding ATP-binding protein, with amino-acid sequence MIANESARLKALHAYHILDTDPEQVFDDLTLLASQVCGTPIALITLVDENRQWFKSKVGIDVQETARSISFCSHAIEQPGLFEVPDTLTDRRFRDNPMVVNEPHIRFYAGAPLLTRDGDPLGTICVVDSLPRTLTEGQRAALNALRRQAEAQLELRRKLDELRLAIDGLEKLGGLLPYCSTCALNITIPADPAAMTTVGDGVTELLHNKGWPEEEVMKVELALQEGLANAIRHGCKNDPTKQVQCSVTFDSAGEVVIVIRDPGPGFKVADVPNPLEGANVLKSSGRGVFLINELMDTVEFSDEGRRVMMRKRVEAETEK; translated from the coding sequence ATGATCGCGAACGAAAGTGCCAGGCTCAAGGCCCTGCACGCGTATCACATTCTCGACACCGACCCGGAGCAGGTGTTCGATGACCTCACGTTGCTGGCCTCGCAGGTGTGCGGCACGCCGATCGCGCTGATTACGCTCGTCGACGAGAACCGGCAATGGTTCAAGTCGAAAGTCGGCATCGACGTGCAGGAGACCGCGCGCAGCATTTCGTTCTGCTCCCACGCGATCGAACAACCCGGCCTGTTCGAGGTGCCGGACACCCTCACCGACCGTCGCTTCCGCGACAACCCCATGGTGGTGAACGAACCGCACATCCGTTTTTACGCCGGCGCGCCGTTGCTGACGCGTGACGGCGATCCGCTTGGCACGATCTGCGTGGTCGACAGCCTGCCTCGCACGCTGACCGAGGGGCAGCGGGCGGCGCTCAATGCGCTGCGCCGTCAGGCCGAAGCCCAGCTGGAGCTGCGCCGCAAGCTCGACGAGCTGCGGCTCGCGATCGACGGCCTCGAGAAACTCGGCGGACTGCTGCCCTATTGCTCCACGTGTGCGCTGAACATCACCATCCCGGCCGATCCCGCGGCGATGACCACCGTTGGGGACGGCGTCACCGAGCTGCTGCACAACAAGGGCTGGCCTGAAGAAGAAGTGATGAAGGTGGAGTTGGCGCTGCAAGAGGGCCTGGCGAATGCGATTCGCCACGGCTGCAAGAACGATCCGACCAAGCAGGTGCAATGCTCGGTCACGTTCGACTCCGCCGGCGAGGTGGTGATCGTGATTCGCGATCCCGGCCCTGGCTTCAAGGTGGCGGATGTGCCCAATCCTCTCGAGGGTGCCAACGTCCTGAAGTCGAGCGGCCGCGGCGTGTTCCTGATCAACGAGTTGATGGATACGGTGGAGTTCTCGGACGAGGGCCGGCGGGTGATGATGCGGAAGCGGGTCGAGGCCGAAACGGAGAAATAG
- a CDS encoding polysaccharide deacetylase — protein MNRLPLAALVILAACSPAPATAPAAPPDPLPGTRLSIDQLKSQMFHVSAGKRLKPAWPNGARVAVGLSFDVDNATAALSTGNLDYEILSRGEYGAVDGLPRILRMLDRQQVPASFFIPAASAVLHPAMITQIQSLTVGHEIGVHGWIHERLPLLNNEQEEQRLLDLSIETLTRMTGKRPVGYRAPSWKFSRWTMGQVKAAGFLYDSSLMASDDAYEILLDGAPTGIVELPIERILDDAPYFGSNADGSNPSIGDVYEVFQSEFDVAYDEGGLYLLTLHPHMIGHRSRTAMLEKLVQYIKGKPGVWFATHEQIANHVKPLIAAK, from the coding sequence ATGAATCGACTGCCCCTGGCGGCGCTCGTGATCCTGGCAGCATGCTCACCGGCGCCGGCTACCGCTCCGGCCGCACCGCCAGACCCGCTGCCGGGCACCCGGCTTTCGATCGATCAGCTCAAGAGCCAGATGTTCCACGTCAGTGCCGGCAAGCGGCTCAAGCCGGCGTGGCCCAATGGCGCGCGGGTCGCGGTCGGCCTGTCGTTCGACGTGGATAATGCGACCGCCGCGCTCTCGACGGGAAACCTTGACTACGAAATTCTGTCGCGAGGTGAGTACGGCGCGGTCGACGGCCTGCCGCGAATCCTGCGAATGCTCGATCGCCAGCAGGTGCCGGCCTCGTTCTTTATTCCCGCCGCCAGCGCGGTCCTGCACCCGGCGATGATCACGCAGATCCAGTCTCTGACGGTGGGCCACGAGATTGGCGTGCACGGATGGATTCACGAGCGCCTGCCGTTGCTGAATAACGAGCAGGAAGAGCAGCGCCTGCTCGATCTGTCGATTGAAACGCTGACCAGGATGACCGGCAAACGGCCGGTCGGTTACCGCGCGCCGTCGTGGAAGTTCAGCCGCTGGACCATGGGCCAGGTCAAGGCCGCCGGTTTCCTGTATGACAGCAGCCTCATGGCGAGCGACGATGCGTACGAAATCCTGCTGGACGGGGCGCCGACCGGCATCGTCGAGTTACCGATCGAGCGCATCCTGGACGATGCGCCGTACTTCGGCAGCAATGCCGACGGCTCGAACCCTTCAATTGGTGATGTCTACGAGGTGTTCCAGTCGGAGTTCGATGTCGCCTACGATGAGGGCGGCTTGTACCTCCTGACCCTGCACCCGCATATGATTGGCCATCGGTCGCGAACCGCCATGCTCGAGAAACTCGTCCAATACATCAAGGGCAAGCCCGGCGTGTGGTTTGCGACCCACGAGCAGATTGCCAACCACGTCAAGCCGCTGATCGCGGCGAAGTGA
- a CDS encoding histidine kinase: protein MSPGSPSGVEDRIARLVVTPLVGIAVPNLAGMIDHSAHTAAGLVGAYFWFMAVAFVTWEANLKLYLRFQDRTAWLTRPWHRVRLLVGLICLFTIPFTVLSLWGWAAVSHDPRADWRSVGMAVLAIVAAVIFITHVYETLFLVREWESDRLRNDRLQRLNVEAELLALRSEVNPHTLFNNLNALSHLVEQRNPRASAFVGALAGSYRYLLRTGPKRLVSLADELALLDQFLALVTIRYADGLTVSVHVDAQAVHRWQLPPVVLPELLENAVKHNECSADNPLQIEVRLEGDRLTVSHEKRPRPTGVSSTGVGLENLAQRFRLTTGVAARWADSGGRFIVTLPLLADPAQTLQNG, encoded by the coding sequence ATGTCACCCGGCAGTCCCTCTGGTGTTGAAGACCGCATTGCCCGGCTGGTGGTCACACCGCTCGTCGGCATTGCCGTCCCCAACCTGGCCGGGATGATCGACCACTCGGCCCATACCGCTGCCGGACTCGTCGGGGCCTATTTCTGGTTCATGGCGGTCGCCTTCGTTACGTGGGAAGCGAATCTCAAGTTGTACCTGCGGTTCCAGGATCGGACCGCCTGGTTGACGCGGCCGTGGCACCGCGTGCGGCTGTTGGTCGGCCTGATCTGCCTGTTCACCATTCCGTTCACGGTGCTGTCGTTGTGGGGCTGGGCCGCGGTCAGCCACGACCCGCGCGCCGACTGGCGCTCGGTCGGCATGGCCGTGCTCGCGATCGTGGCCGCGGTCATCTTCATCACGCACGTCTACGAAACGTTGTTCCTGGTGCGCGAGTGGGAGAGCGACCGCCTGCGCAACGACCGCCTGCAGCGGCTGAACGTCGAAGCGGAGTTGCTCGCGCTCAGGAGCGAGGTGAACCCGCACACGCTGTTCAACAACCTCAACGCGCTCAGCCACCTCGTCGAGCAGCGCAATCCACGCGCCTCAGCGTTTGTCGGCGCGCTGGCCGGCAGTTACCGCTACCTATTGCGGACCGGGCCGAAGCGGCTGGTTTCCCTGGCTGATGAGCTGGCGTTGCTCGACCAGTTCCTGGCGCTCGTCACCATTCGCTATGCGGATGGGCTCACCGTAAGCGTTCACGTCGATGCGCAGGCCGTCCATCGATGGCAGTTGCCGCCGGTCGTGTTACCGGAATTGCTCGAAAATGCAGTGAAGCACAACGAGTGCTCAGCCGATAACCCGTTGCAGATCGAGGTCCGCCTCGAAGGGGACCGGCTGACGGTGTCGCACGAGAAACGGCCCCGGCCGACCGGCGTGTCCTCGACCGGTGTCGGCCTGGAGAACCTGGCGCAGCGATTCCGCCTCACCACGGGCGTCGCGGCGAGGTGGGCCGACTCGGGCGGGCGGTTTATCGTGACACTTCCGCTCTTGGCAGATCCGGCGCAGACATTGCAGAATGGGTAG
- a CDS encoding S41 family peptidase → MQRIVSSLAVVCSLLCPWTASAQGGPSNCSVASQNLYVRDVLNSFYYWYPQLPANVSPTSFTSPEAYLEAVRYRPIDNTYSYITSAAANDAFYSDSQFIGFGMSTKTTSTSLLILQVFDDSPALEATLERGDRITQINGQSVAAMNAAGTIGGAFGASEIGVASTIVFEKPNGDVRTAQMVKRLVTIPTVSLTRVVEVDGRRVGYLFFRNFVRPSEAALNDAFAALKAAGATELVLDLRYNGGGLVDIAVHLASLIGGVRTSGQVLLNYVHNDRVGPTYDKTTRFTNPEHALNLSQLVVITTRSSASASELVVNSLRPYMPVAVIGDTTFGKPVGQYGFTFCEKVLAPVSFSIKNALNEGDFFSGIAPTCAAADDSTHQLGDVAESSFAEALTYLRTGACSPRAQAESRRLRVADDRPRVSAWQSLLNAW, encoded by the coding sequence ATGCAGCGGATTGTGTCCTCTCTCGCGGTCGTCTGCTCGCTGCTCTGTCCCTGGACGGCGTCGGCGCAAGGTGGCCCGAGCAACTGCTCGGTGGCGTCGCAGAACCTGTACGTCCGTGATGTCCTGAACTCCTTCTACTACTGGTATCCGCAACTCCCGGCGAACGTCAGCCCCACGTCGTTCACCTCGCCCGAGGCATATCTCGAGGCGGTTCGCTACCGGCCGATCGACAACACCTACAGCTACATCACGTCTGCGGCCGCCAACGACGCGTTCTACAGCGACAGCCAGTTCATCGGCTTTGGCATGTCCACGAAGACCACGAGCACCAGCCTCCTGATCCTGCAGGTGTTCGACGACAGCCCGGCGCTCGAGGCCACTCTGGAGCGCGGCGACCGCATCACCCAGATCAACGGACAGTCGGTGGCTGCGATGAACGCGGCCGGCACCATCGGCGGCGCCTTTGGCGCGTCCGAGATTGGCGTGGCCTCGACGATCGTGTTCGAAAAGCCGAACGGCGACGTCCGCACGGCGCAGATGGTCAAGCGGCTGGTGACCATTCCCACGGTCTCGCTCACGCGCGTCGTCGAAGTGGATGGGCGCCGCGTTGGCTACCTGTTCTTCCGCAATTTCGTGAGGCCATCCGAGGCGGCGCTGAACGACGCCTTCGCGGCCCTGAAGGCGGCAGGCGCGACCGAACTGGTGCTGGACCTTCGCTACAACGGTGGCGGCCTGGTCGACATTGCCGTGCACCTCGCCAGCCTGATCGGCGGTGTGCGCACCAGCGGCCAGGTCCTGCTGAACTACGTGCACAACGACCGCGTGGGACCCACCTACGACAAGACGACGCGCTTCACCAATCCTGAGCACGCGCTGAACCTGTCGCAGCTGGTGGTGATTACGACGCGGTCGTCGGCATCGGCCAGCGAGCTGGTGGTCAACTCCCTGCGCCCGTATATGCCGGTCGCCGTGATTGGCGATACGACGTTCGGCAAGCCGGTCGGCCAGTACGGATTCACATTCTGCGAAAAGGTGCTGGCGCCGGTGTCGTTCTCGATCAAGAACGCCCTCAACGAAGGCGACTTCTTCAGTGGCATTGCGCCGACCTGTGCCGCCGCTGATGACAGCACCCACCAGCTCGGCGACGTGGCCGAAAGTTCGTTTGCCGAAGCGTTGACCTACCTCCGAACCGGTGCCTGCTCGCCGCGCGCCCAGGCCGAAAGCCGCAGGTTACGGGTGGCCGACGATCGCCCACGGGTTTCGGCCTGGCAATCGCTGCTCAACGCCTGGTAG
- a CDS encoding tRNA-dihydrouridine synthase family protein has translation MDLREVLTGAVVMAPMTKGSNLPYRRLCVEMGARVTISEMTVARRLKQRKKGEFALIRKFEGEPFFGVQLAGTNPEELGWAAALVEARGADLVDLNCGCPIDHFTHKGIGAALGRQPARIRRIVEAMKKAVTKIPVTVKLRLGWNDEMRNVVDQAKAAVDGGADALFVHGRTRNARYRFAADWDAIGTVVAAVSVPVVGNGDVLFPGDITEAKARSGCVGVMSARGVLIKPWLFREIGEGYLDLSGEDRVAIYRRYVALAKEHWGADAYGLERVTQFTRWHADFWHRYLRRRPDGTFPGLQTREQDLNLRTPLEALLARADGAAHDYLTDCLVHERQIDPAQAPEAVVVESRGRDRDPELVETEG, from the coding sequence ATGGACCTTCGTGAAGTGCTGACCGGGGCGGTGGTGATGGCGCCCATGACCAAGGGGTCCAACCTGCCGTACCGCCGGCTGTGTGTCGAAATGGGCGCGCGGGTCACCATCAGCGAGATGACCGTGGCGCGGCGACTCAAGCAGCGCAAGAAGGGCGAGTTCGCGCTGATTCGCAAGTTCGAGGGCGAGCCGTTCTTCGGCGTGCAGCTGGCCGGCACCAATCCAGAGGAGCTTGGCTGGGCGGCAGCGCTCGTCGAGGCACGCGGCGCCGACCTGGTGGATCTCAACTGCGGTTGCCCGATTGATCACTTCACCCACAAGGGTATTGGCGCGGCGCTCGGCCGCCAGCCCGCCCGCATCCGCCGCATCGTCGAAGCCATGAAGAAGGCGGTGACGAAGATCCCGGTGACGGTAAAGTTGCGCCTCGGCTGGAACGACGAGATGCGCAACGTCGTGGACCAGGCAAAGGCCGCGGTGGACGGCGGCGCCGACGCGCTGTTCGTGCACGGCCGCACGCGCAATGCCCGCTACCGCTTCGCCGCCGACTGGGATGCGATTGGCACGGTGGTGGCCGCGGTCTCAGTGCCGGTGGTGGGTAATGGCGACGTGCTGTTTCCCGGCGACATCACCGAGGCCAAGGCCCGCTCGGGTTGCGTGGGCGTGATGAGCGCGCGGGGCGTGCTGATCAAGCCGTGGCTGTTTCGTGAGATCGGCGAGGGCTACCTCGACCTGTCTGGCGAGGACCGCGTGGCCATCTATCGACGCTACGTGGCTCTGGCGAAGGAGCACTGGGGCGCGGATGCCTACGGGCTCGAGCGCGTGACGCAGTTCACGCGCTGGCACGCCGACTTCTGGCATCGCTATCTCCGGCGCCGGCCCGATGGCACCTTCCCGGGCCTGCAGACACGCGAACAGGACCTGAACCTGCGCACACCACTCGAAGCATTGCTCGCGCGTGCCGACGGCGCCGCCCACGATTACCTGACCGATTGCCTGGTTCACGAGCGCCAGATCGATCCGGCGCAGGCGCCAGAGGCGGTGGTGGTGGAGTCGCGCGGACGCGACCGCGATCCCGAGCTGGTCGAAACGGAGGGTTAA
- a CDS encoding TraB/GumN family protein: MVLRTILAAVVAAALASGVATAQDARKHFLWKVEGPGASVAYLLGSLHVLTPEFYPLSADINKAFAASRTLVEELDLDELNDPAQMMSALSKAMLSDGRTLDQIVAPSTFAEVSKRAEKAGLPMMALQRMKPWLVAITLMGPTLQAAGFKAELGVDKHFFDRAKEAGLKRQALETLSYQLDRFDQLSPRLQEDMLISSMKELDTQVGNVRELAQQWAAGDVKALEASLLVSFEGSRELYDRLLVERNHNWVPHVETCLQQDAGCFIVVGAAHLVGPDGLPTLLLAKGYKVTQQ; encoded by the coding sequence ATGGTGCTGAGGACAATTCTCGCGGCGGTGGTGGCGGCTGCCCTCGCCAGTGGCGTGGCCACCGCGCAGGACGCCAGGAAGCACTTCCTGTGGAAGGTCGAAGGCCCGGGGGCGTCGGTGGCCTACCTGCTTGGCTCGTTGCACGTGCTGACGCCCGAGTTCTATCCGCTGAGCGCCGACATCAACAAGGCGTTCGCGGCCTCGCGGACGCTGGTCGAGGAGCTGGACCTCGACGAGCTGAACGACCCGGCGCAGATGATGAGCGCGCTCAGCAAGGCCATGCTGAGCGATGGCCGCACGCTCGACCAGATCGTCGCGCCGTCAACCTTCGCCGAGGTGTCGAAGCGCGCCGAGAAGGCGGGCTTGCCGATGATGGCGCTGCAGCGCATGAAGCCGTGGCTGGTCGCCATCACGCTGATGGGGCCGACGCTGCAGGCCGCCGGCTTCAAGGCCGAGCTCGGCGTCGACAAGCACTTTTTCGACCGTGCGAAGGAGGCCGGCCTGAAACGGCAGGCGCTCGAAACGCTGTCCTACCAGCTTGATCGCTTCGATCAGCTCTCGCCGAGATTGCAGGAGGACATGCTGATTTCCAGCATGAAGGAGCTCGACACGCAGGTCGGTAATGTCAGGGAGCTGGCGCAGCAATGGGCCGCCGGCGACGTGAAGGCGCTGGAGGCGTCGTTGCTGGTTTCGTTCGAAGGTTCGCGCGAGCTCTACGACCGGCTGCTGGTCGAGCGCAACCACAACTGGGTGCCGCACGTCGAGACGTGCCTCCAGCAAGACGCCGGCTGCTTCATCGTCGTCGGCGCCGCCCACCTGGTGGGCCCGGATGGGCTGCCGACTTTGCTGCTGGCCAAGGGCTATAAAGTCACGCAGCAGTAG
- a CDS encoding DNA-3-methyladenine glycosylase I has protein sequence MKRCSWPGEDPLYVRYHDDEWGRPVIDDTRLFEKICLEGFQAGLSWITILRKREHFRTAFSGFDPAQVARFTARDVQRLLKNDGIVRHRGKIESTINNAKRALALIEEKGSLAAYFWSWEPAATDRPRKMTREALMKMTTSPQSIAMSKDLKKRGWSFVGPTTSYAFMQAMGLVNDHLHDCGVRGEVEQARARVNRPTAP, from the coding sequence ATGAAACGCTGCTCGTGGCCAGGCGAAGACCCGCTCTACGTCCGGTACCACGACGATGAGTGGGGCCGGCCGGTGATCGACGACACGCGGCTGTTCGAGAAGATTTGCCTCGAGGGCTTCCAGGCGGGCCTCAGCTGGATCACCATTCTCCGCAAGCGCGAGCACTTCCGGACGGCCTTCAGCGGATTCGATCCTGCCCAGGTCGCGCGGTTTACCGCACGGGACGTCCAGCGCCTGCTGAAGAACGACGGCATCGTTCGTCATCGCGGCAAGATCGAGTCGACTATCAACAACGCGAAGCGGGCCCTGGCGCTGATCGAGGAGAAGGGGTCGCTGGCGGCGTACTTCTGGTCGTGGGAGCCGGCCGCCACCGACCGCCCGCGCAAGATGACGCGCGAGGCGCTGATGAAGATGACGACATCGCCGCAGTCAATCGCGATGTCGAAGGACCTGAAGAAGCGGGGCTGGTCGTTCGTGGGTCCGACCACCAGCTATGCGTTCATGCAGGCAATGGGCCTGGTGAACGATCACCTGCACGACTGCGGCGTGCGCGGCGAGGTCGAGCAGGCGCGTGCCCGAGTGAACCGCCCCACGGCACCTTAG
- a CDS encoding polyphosphate kinase 2 family protein, with the protein MKTPAYHDIAARYRVTSGARFRLASVQPNDAWGASFKDTADELISDSVRRLSDLQERLYAQDRWSVLLIFQAMDAAGKDGTIKHVMSGVNPQGCEVHSFKSPSSEELDHDFLWRNSRVLPRRGHIGIFNRSYYEETLVVRVHQNILARQQLPPKLVTRNIWRERYEDINAYERYLSRQGVVIRKFFLHVSKEEQRLRFLDRLEEADKHWKFSLADVSERAHFAKYMHAYEDTIRHTSTPWAPWHVIPADRKWFTRLAVAATIVDTIETLDPRFPSADPKVKAELLKVKAALEAEVKVVKAKAAKARRK; encoded by the coding sequence GTGAAGACCCCCGCGTATCACGACATCGCAGCCCGTTACCGCGTCACCAGCGGCGCTCGGTTCCGGCTGGCCAGCGTCCAACCCAACGACGCCTGGGGCGCCTCGTTCAAGGACACGGCCGACGAACTGATCTCCGACAGCGTCAGGCGCCTGTCTGACCTGCAGGAGCGCCTGTACGCGCAAGACCGCTGGTCGGTCCTGCTGATCTTCCAGGCCATGGATGCGGCCGGCAAGGACGGAACAATCAAGCACGTGATGTCGGGCGTCAACCCGCAGGGCTGCGAAGTACACTCCTTCAAATCGCCCTCCAGCGAAGAGCTGGACCACGACTTCCTGTGGCGCAACTCGCGCGTGTTGCCGCGCCGCGGCCACATCGGCATCTTCAACCGGTCGTACTACGAAGAAACCCTGGTGGTGCGGGTGCACCAGAACATCCTGGCGCGGCAACAGCTGCCGCCGAAGCTCGTCACCCGGAACATCTGGCGGGAACGCTACGAAGACATCAACGCCTACGAGCGCTACCTGTCGCGCCAGGGCGTGGTGATCCGCAAGTTCTTCCTGCACGTCTCGAAAGAAGAACAGCGGCTGCGGTTCCTGGACCGGCTTGAAGAAGCCGACAAGCACTGGAAGTTCTCGCTGGCCGACGTCAGCGAACGTGCCCACTTCGCCAAGTACATGCACGCTTACGAAGACACCATTCGCCACACCTCAACGCCATGGGCGCCGTGGCACGTCATTCCGGCCGACCGCAAGTGGTTCACGCGCCTCGCCGTCGCCGCCACCATCGTCGATACCATCGAGACGCTGGATCCCCGATTCCCGTCGGCCGACCCCAAGGTGAAGGCCGAACTCCTCAAGGTAAAGGCGGCGCTCGAGGCCGAAGTGAAGGTTGTGAAGGCCAAGGCGGCCAAGGCCCGCAGGAAATGA
- a CDS encoding class I SAM-dependent methyltransferase has translation MSLKDLVIRTFWGDRFYRSVLQPFDRYLVPPLPAGSFDPADVPLNKVCRVGDAANPLWRRSYADLGFADDPQVFHRKVWEFNQALYGLRRLRRLAPAATALGIGCGHEELMYFLANRIARVIATDLYEGTWIGGESDADVLAHPAKYAPFKYREDHLEVRRMDGLALDAEAGTCDFVFCLSSIEHFGRLQDKRRALQEMFRVLKPGGVAVVTTEVVLNRLGRGAQYFPAPTLFALVGEAGFTLDGTPDLRIESEYAGRPLALPMDTFVSPHVVLRNFNTIYTSVALFLMKPPGPDPARVAVTGDEVATVREPYRYAAGIAVDGLVPPITPGQPFTLPITIRNTGDATWFTGSKSHCVRIGASFVTRDGRNLTGEALRFELSANVRPGELTRVELSLVAPDADPGGLLLHVGLVKEMYFWFRDQGSLDLVIPLTF, from the coding sequence GTGTCGCTGAAAGACCTCGTCATCCGGACCTTCTGGGGCGATCGGTTCTATCGATCGGTGCTGCAGCCCTTCGACCGCTACCTGGTGCCTCCGCTTCCGGCAGGGTCGTTCGATCCTGCCGATGTTCCGCTGAACAAGGTGTGCCGGGTTGGCGACGCGGCCAACCCACTGTGGCGGCGGAGCTATGCCGACCTCGGCTTTGCAGACGACCCGCAGGTGTTTCACCGCAAAGTGTGGGAGTTCAACCAGGCCCTGTACGGCCTGCGGCGCTTGCGCCGGCTCGCGCCGGCGGCGACGGCGCTCGGCATCGGGTGCGGTCACGAGGAATTGATGTACTTCCTCGCCAACCGGATTGCCCGCGTCATTGCCACCGATCTCTACGAGGGCACCTGGATTGGCGGCGAAAGCGATGCCGACGTCCTGGCGCACCCGGCCAAGTACGCGCCGTTCAAGTACCGCGAGGACCATCTCGAGGTGAGGCGCATGGATGGCCTGGCGCTCGATGCCGAGGCCGGCACCTGCGATTTCGTGTTCTGCCTGTCCTCGATCGAGCACTTCGGGCGGCTCCAGGACAAGCGCCGGGCGCTCCAGGAGATGTTTCGGGTGCTCAAGCCCGGCGGGGTCGCCGTGGTGACGACGGAAGTGGTGCTCAATCGACTGGGCCGGGGCGCCCAGTATTTCCCGGCACCGACATTGTTCGCGCTGGTCGGCGAAGCCGGCTTCACGCTCGATGGGACGCCCGACCTCCGGATTGAATCCGAGTACGCGGGCCGTCCGCTCGCGCTGCCGATGGACACGTTCGTGTCGCCGCACGTCGTGCTGCGCAACTTCAACACCATCTATACGTCCGTCGCATTGTTCCTGATGAAGCCCCCCGGACCCGATCCCGCGCGGGTCGCGGTGACCGGCGACGAAGTGGCCACCGTGCGGGAACCGTATCGCTATGCCGCTGGCATTGCGGTCGATGGTTTGGTTCCGCCAATCACGCCAGGCCAACCGTTTACGCTGCCGATCACGATCCGCAACACTGGCGACGCCACGTGGTTCACCGGCTCAAAGAGCCACTGCGTGCGCATTGGCGCGTCGTTCGTGACACGTGACGGCCGCAACCTGACCGGAGAGGCGTTGCGGTTTGAACTATCGGCGAACGTGCGCCCTGGTGAACTGACTCGAGTC